One genomic window of Psychrobacter cibarius includes the following:
- a CDS encoding nitrilase-related carbon-nitrogen hydrolase — protein sequence MNDQANKLHLVTAAIQMNSQQDIEKNVAAIKAAISDASHQGAHLVVLPENCCSMGEQFATAERFDSLSATIADYASTYGVYVLAGSLPCPYRPDGVIVPDGRLRQVSQLFAPDGTRVARYDKIHLFTATVADKHGSYNEAATFEPGTQTVVATVESDHAVYQLGMMICFDLRFPALPQRLRQAGADILSAPSAFTYLTGQAHWSLLLRARALDSQCMVIGAAQGGDHVYKNGDIRQTWGHTTITAFDGTIINSYDASALDKTTGNEKNQDYALILATLDKQTQQQGRQKMPIFDCHRLA from the coding sequence ATGAATGACCAAGCAAATAAACTGCACCTTGTCACTGCTGCGATTCAAATGAATAGCCAGCAAGACATCGAAAAAAACGTAGCGGCTATAAAAGCTGCCATCAGCGATGCCAGTCATCAAGGTGCTCACCTTGTTGTCTTACCAGAAAACTGCTGTAGCATGGGCGAGCAATTTGCCACCGCAGAACGCTTTGATTCGCTATCAGCGACGATAGCAGACTATGCCAGTACTTACGGTGTCTATGTGCTGGCAGGCTCACTGCCCTGCCCTTATCGCCCTGATGGCGTCATCGTGCCTGATGGCAGACTGCGCCAAGTCAGTCAGCTATTTGCCCCTGATGGTACGCGAGTGGCACGCTATGACAAAATTCACCTATTCACGGCGACGGTAGCAGATAAACATGGCAGCTATAATGAAGCGGCGACGTTTGAGCCCGGTACACAGACTGTAGTTGCAACAGTAGAGAGTGATCATGCTGTCTATCAACTAGGTATGATGATTTGCTTTGATCTACGCTTTCCTGCATTGCCACAGCGCTTACGTCAAGCAGGCGCTGACATATTAAGTGCGCCATCGGCATTTACTTATTTAACGGGGCAAGCACACTGGTCGCTGTTACTTCGCGCACGGGCGTTAGACAGTCAGTGCATGGTCATTGGTGCAGCACAAGGCGGCGACCATGTTTATAAAAACGGTGATATCCGTCAAACGTGGGGGCATACCACTATCACAGCTTTTGATGGCACGATTATTAACAGCTATGATGCGAGTGCACTAGATAAAACCACGGGTAACGAAAAAAACCAAGATTATGCTTTGATCTTGGCAACCTTAGATAAACAGACTCAACAGCAAGGCCGCCAAAAAATGCCCATTTTTGATTGTCATCGTTTGGCGTAA
- the raiA gene encoding ribosome-associated translation inhibitor RaiA — protein sequence MNVSISGHHISVTDAMNAAVQEKLDKIGRHFDQIQSIQVILSLDNSGAIKSHKAEAIMRVSGKEMFVQALDDDMYKAINEMADKLDRQVRKYKTKLESKKTQGAGRDGRYEELMTDDAAPAV from the coding sequence ATGAATGTTTCTATCAGTGGTCACCATATCAGTGTTACCGACGCTATGAACGCAGCTGTTCAAGAAAAACTTGATAAAATTGGTCGTCATTTTGATCAAATTCAAAGTATTCAAGTCATTTTATCATTAGATAACAGCGGTGCTATAAAGAGCCATAAGGCTGAAGCGATTATGCGAGTCTCGGGTAAAGAGATGTTTGTCCAAGCGCTTGACGATGATATGTATAAAGCCATTAACGAGATGGCAGACAAACTTGATAGACAAGTACGCAAGTATAAAACCAAGTTGGAGAGCAAAAAGACTCAGGGTGCTGGGCGTGACGGACGCTATGAAGAGCTGATGACAGACGATGCTGCTCCAGCAGTTTAA
- a CDS encoding RNA polymerase factor sigma-54: MSMSFGLATTLSTSQKLTPQMQQAIKLLQLSSLELAQEVQAKLDSNPLLERIEDDEDEYDYGSGDRVDESLTLDSWNQSTDIDSFSATSESNTHNSEPDEDFSDSLDKLQQASIDDGAIDNNTMDSDDYSSFESSVDSSNYASTASSSGSKSDEDFDSYQGGTSATIQDHVRWQLNFKHLSEADMLIATYLIDSMDDMGFVRLDIDELLQSFDTMASFYQWDESVEHDEVMAVLRVIQSCDPLGVGARNLSECLAIQLSKLDANTDHLKEAQALLSASEHLVSNNIKALTERTGLAPAQITPALNLLRTLNPSPGLLFQSSQPDYTQSPASYDIPDVLVTPIRHHQSQTSSDTSTQEDGWNVRLNPDTMPKLRVNQEYANLVKRGDDSPDNQYLRENLTDARLFIRSIEERNQNLLKVATSIVRYQQEFLQHGATAMQPLILKAIAEEVDLHESTVSRLTTSKTILTPQGLFSLKHFFSSHVSSTDGDISSTAISAMIKQLIADEDAKKPLSDSRIKDCLLSEGIDIARRTVAKYREAMNIGSSTQRKQKY, translated from the coding sequence ATGAGTATGTCTTTCGGATTGGCGACCACGCTGAGCACCTCACAAAAACTGACCCCGCAAATGCAGCAAGCCATTAAATTGCTGCAACTCTCTAGTCTTGAGCTTGCGCAAGAAGTTCAGGCCAAGCTGGATAGTAATCCATTGCTTGAACGTATTGAGGATGATGAAGATGAATACGATTATGGCAGCGGCGATAGAGTAGATGAGTCATTGACACTTGATAGCTGGAACCAGAGCACTGATATTGACTCATTTAGTGCAACCTCTGAGAGTAATACCCACAACTCTGAACCAGATGAAGACTTTAGTGATAGCTTGGACAAATTACAGCAAGCCAGTATCGATGATGGTGCCATAGACAATAATACGATGGATAGTGACGACTATAGTAGCTTTGAAAGTAGTGTTGATAGCAGTAATTATGCATCTACGGCAAGCAGTTCGGGGAGCAAAAGTGACGAGGATTTTGACAGTTATCAAGGCGGCACTTCTGCCACCATACAAGATCACGTGCGCTGGCAGCTGAACTTTAAGCATCTCTCAGAAGCGGACATGTTGATTGCAACCTATCTGATAGACTCTATGGATGACATGGGTTTTGTGCGGCTTGATATCGATGAGCTGTTGCAAAGCTTCGATACTATGGCAAGTTTTTATCAATGGGATGAATCTGTTGAGCACGATGAAGTCATGGCTGTTTTACGTGTTATTCAGTCTTGCGATCCGCTGGGTGTCGGGGCGCGAAATCTCAGTGAGTGCCTAGCGATTCAATTGTCCAAGCTCGATGCAAATACTGACCATCTAAAAGAAGCGCAAGCATTATTGTCAGCCAGTGAGCATTTGGTGAGCAATAACATCAAAGCATTGACTGAGCGGACTGGACTCGCGCCTGCACAGATTACCCCCGCGCTTAACTTACTGCGTACCTTGAATCCGTCACCTGGCTTGCTGTTTCAAAGCAGCCAACCAGACTATACTCAGTCGCCAGCCAGCTATGATATTCCTGATGTTTTGGTCACGCCTATACGTCACCATCAGAGTCAGACGAGTTCAGATACATCGACGCAGGAGGACGGCTGGAATGTGCGCCTCAATCCTGACACCATGCCAAAGCTAAGAGTCAATCAAGAATATGCCAATTTGGTGAAGCGCGGTGATGACAGCCCCGACAATCAATATCTGCGTGAAAACCTCACCGATGCCCGCTTGTTTATTCGTAGTATTGAAGAGCGTAATCAAAACCTATTAAAAGTGGCAACCAGTATCGTGCGTTATCAGCAAGAGTTCTTGCAGCATGGCGCGACTGCGATGCAACCGCTCATCCTAAAAGCCATTGCGGAAGAAGTGGATTTGCACGAATCGACCGTCTCGCGTCTAACCACCAGTAAAACAATTTTGACGCCGCAGGGATTATTTTCACTCAAGCATTTCTTTTCATCTCATGTCAGCAGTACCGACGGCGATATTTCATCGACTGCCATTAGCGCCATGATTAAGCAATTGATAGCCGACGAAGATGCCAAAAAGCCATTATCTGACAGTCGCATAAAAGATTGTTTATTATCGGAAGGTATCGATATCGCCAGAAGAACCGTGGCTAAATATCGTGAAGCAATGAATATTGGCTCGTCTACTCAGCGTAAACAGAAATATTAA
- the lysA gene encoding diaminopimelate decarboxylase, producing MEQVSIDDVVKHYGTPCYVYSKQAILDVYQAYSDSFASLTHQICYAVKANSNLAVLGILAQAGAGFDIVSRGELMRVLAAGGDASRVVFSGVGKTDSDIEYALTQGIGCFNVESISELTLINDVAQKLDKPAPISLRVNPNVDAKTHPYISTGLKDNKFGITHEDAVAVYEQAAQLSHIDIVGIDCHIGSQLTEVAPFVAALDKVIELIYNLHDKGIELRHIDLGGGLGVRYIDETPVSIDEFAQALLPKLSELGLTVFFEPGRSIVANAGVLLTKVDVLKPTKHKNFAIVDAAMNDLIRPALYQAEMAVIPSVLPENGIDTDGTQPWDIVGAICETGDFLAKDRLLSLAVGDVLAITGAGAYGFTMSSNYNSRPRASEVMVADDSHQLIRKREIIEALYEDEVLWQGK from the coding sequence ATGGAGCAGGTAAGCATTGATGATGTGGTTAAACACTATGGTACGCCATGCTATGTCTACTCAAAACAAGCCATTTTGGATGTCTATCAAGCTTATAGCGATAGCTTTGCCAGTTTAACGCACCAGATTTGTTATGCGGTAAAAGCCAATTCTAATCTTGCAGTACTTGGTATATTGGCGCAAGCAGGGGCAGGATTTGATATCGTCTCTCGTGGCGAGCTCATGCGCGTACTGGCGGCAGGTGGTGATGCTTCACGTGTGGTGTTCTCAGGCGTGGGCAAGACTGATAGCGATATCGAGTATGCCCTGACCCAAGGTATTGGTTGTTTTAACGTAGAGTCAATCAGCGAGCTGACTTTGATTAATGATGTGGCACAGAAATTGGATAAACCTGCGCCAATTTCACTACGGGTCAATCCTAATGTCGACGCCAAGACGCATCCGTATATCTCAACAGGGTTAAAAGACAATAAATTTGGTATCACCCACGAAGACGCGGTTGCCGTCTATGAGCAAGCGGCGCAATTATCTCATATCGATATCGTCGGTATTGACTGTCATATTGGCTCGCAGTTGACTGAAGTTGCGCCATTTGTCGCGGCTTTGGATAAAGTGATTGAGCTGATATATAACTTACATGATAAAGGTATTGAGCTGCGTCATATCGATTTGGGCGGTGGTTTGGGTGTGCGTTATATCGATGAGACCCCAGTATCTATCGACGAGTTTGCCCAAGCGTTATTACCGAAACTTAGCGAGCTTGGCTTAACGGTATTCTTTGAGCCGGGTCGCAGTATTGTAGCAAATGCTGGGGTATTATTGACCAAGGTTGATGTACTCAAACCAACGAAACATAAGAACTTTGCCATTGTTGACGCAGCAATGAATGACTTGATTCGTCCGGCGTTATATCAAGCTGAAATGGCAGTCATTCCAAGTGTTTTGCCTGAGAATGGCATCGACACTGATGGCACGCAGCCATGGGATATCGTTGGCGCTATTTGCGAAACGGGTGATTTTTTAGCGAAAGACCGTTTATTGTCGCTCGCGGTAGGCGATGTTTTAGCAATCACAGGCGCTGGTGCGTACGGCTTTACCATGAGTAGCAATTATAATTCACGCCCGCGTGCTAGTGAGGTAATGGTAGCCGATGATAGCCATCAACTGATTCGTAAACGCGAAATTATTGAAGCGTTATATGAAGACGAAGTATTGTGGCAAGGTAAATAA
- the dapF gene encoding diaminopimelate epimerase, which yields MLIEFTKMHGLGNDFMVIDLVTQRLDLTKDLVQLLGDRHLGIGFDQLLVVEPPMRPDVDFSYRIFNADGSEVEQCGNGARCFARFVQARKLSFKQRLRVETASGIISLTTDRYGWVEVDMGKPKFEPSEIPFTPRATTKIQNAYHLDVNGTPVQLYVANMGNPHAVIKVDNVLDADVETLGKAIESHPAFPDRVNVGFMQVMNQRHIRLRVYERGVGETQACGTGACAAVAVGIREGWLDEGEDVRAQLYGGSMIIKWQPGYSVMMTGPTAFVYEGVFSPDGLMAQAGIKPNPEG from the coding sequence ATGCTAATAGAATTTACGAAGATGCATGGTCTAGGCAATGATTTTATGGTCATCGATTTGGTGACTCAGCGCTTAGATTTGACCAAGGATTTGGTACAGTTACTGGGTGACCGTCATTTGGGTATTGGCTTTGATCAGCTGCTCGTCGTTGAGCCACCGATGCGTCCTGACGTTGATTTTAGTTATCGCATTTTTAATGCTGATGGGTCAGAAGTTGAGCAGTGCGGTAATGGTGCGCGCTGTTTTGCCCGTTTTGTGCAAGCGCGTAAACTGTCATTTAAACAGCGTTTGCGTGTTGAGACGGCAAGCGGCATCATTTCATTGACCACTGATCGTTACGGCTGGGTCGAAGTCGATATGGGTAAGCCGAAATTTGAACCAAGCGAGATTCCTTTTACCCCCAGAGCCACAACCAAAATTCAAAACGCCTATCATCTCGATGTAAATGGCACTCCTGTACAGCTTTATGTTGCCAATATGGGCAACCCGCATGCCGTTATCAAAGTTGATAACGTGCTCGATGCCGACGTTGAAACCTTAGGCAAAGCCATCGAATCGCATCCCGCCTTTCCCGACCGTGTCAATGTCGGCTTTATGCAAGTGATGAATCAGCGTCATATTCGTCTGCGTGTCTATGAGCGCGGTGTCGGTGAGACACAAGCCTGTGGTACTGGCGCTTGTGCCGCAGTAGCGGTTGGTATCCGCGAAGGCTGGCTCGATGAAGGCGAAGACGTGCGTGCGCAGCTTTATGGTGGCAGTATGATCATCAAATGGCAGCCGGGTTATTCAGTGATGATGACCGGTCCGACCGCCTTTGTTTACGAAGGCGTATTTAGCCCAGATGGTCTGATGGCGCAAGCGGGCATCAAGCCCAATCCAGAAGGCTAA
- a CDS encoding acetate kinase, producing the protein MSASLTTTFDDKNTETSNLINPTLVLNCGSSSIKYALISEDNSIRITGLAENLGLDTARIKHTTLNGDKLEISISGGRHQLALQKILELLEQYHFIAVGHRVVHGGREYSAAVRVDEHVLDEVKRLKILAPLHNPAHALGIEAVQAIYPDIPQVVVFDTAFHQTMPPVAFRYPLPKALYEEHKIRRYGFHGTSHAYVSERASEITESKGPHGWLTAHLGNGCSATAVYDGKSFDTSMGLTPLEGLMMGTRSGDVDPSLHIHLKRQLGMSLEEIDAMLNNESGLLGVSGLSNDLRTVEQAANEGHADAKLAIEMFCYRVGKYLASLSCALPEFTGIVFTGGIGENSVTTRTSILEVMRHFGIKVDADKNASLFGGSEGSFHADDSSIELWVVPTDEECRIAQETREALGLL; encoded by the coding sequence ATGAGCGCCAGCCTAACCACCACTTTTGATGACAAAAATACCGAAACATCGAATCTAATCAATCCCACCTTAGTCCTCAACTGCGGTTCCTCATCTATCAAATACGCGCTGATTAGCGAAGACAATTCTATTCGTATCACTGGTTTGGCCGAAAACTTAGGACTCGATACTGCTCGTATCAAACACACGACGTTGAATGGTGATAAGCTGGAAATTTCTATCTCAGGTGGTCGTCATCAGTTAGCACTACAAAAAATCCTTGAGCTATTAGAACAGTATCATTTCATCGCCGTTGGTCATCGCGTGGTTCATGGCGGCCGTGAGTACTCTGCAGCGGTCCGTGTCGATGAGCATGTACTGGACGAAGTAAAACGCTTAAAAATACTCGCGCCCCTACATAACCCTGCCCATGCTTTAGGTATCGAAGCGGTACAGGCGATTTATCCTGATATTCCTCAAGTCGTCGTCTTTGATACGGCCTTTCATCAAACCATGCCTCCTGTTGCTTTTCGCTACCCACTACCAAAAGCCCTGTACGAAGAACACAAAATCCGCCGTTATGGCTTTCATGGTACCTCTCATGCTTACGTCTCAGAGCGTGCCAGTGAAATTACTGAGTCTAAAGGCCCACATGGCTGGCTTACAGCGCATCTGGGTAATGGCTGCTCGGCAACTGCCGTTTATGATGGCAAAAGTTTCGATACCAGTATGGGTCTGACCCCGCTTGAAGGGCTCATGATGGGTACGCGTAGTGGTGATGTTGACCCAAGTCTACACATACACCTAAAGCGCCAGCTCGGTATGAGCTTGGAAGAGATTGATGCCATGCTCAATAATGAAAGTGGTCTATTGGGTGTCTCAGGATTGTCTAATGATTTACGTACCGTCGAACAAGCGGCGAACGAAGGTCATGCAGATGCTAAGCTCGCTATCGAGATGTTTTGTTACCGCGTCGGTAAATATCTTGCCAGCTTAAGCTGCGCGCTGCCAGAATTCACAGGCATTGTCTTTACGGGTGGTATCGGCGAAAACTCAGTCACCACCCGAACCAGTATCCTAGAAGTGATGCGTCATTTCGGCATAAAAGTAGACGCTGACAAAAATGCGAGCTTGTTTGGTGGTAGCGAAGGCAGCTTCCACGCAGACGATAGCAGCATTGAGCTATGGGTTGTGCCAACCGATGAAGAGTGCCGTATTGCTCAAGAAACACGTGAAGCATTGGGCTTACTCTAA
- the rpoH gene encoding RNA polymerase sigma factor RpoH: MPTHLSAPGVNLGAYINTVHQIPILTPIQEQELAHRYYDEGDVEAARLLVMSHLRFVIHIARSYSGYGLPQADLIQEGNLGLMKAVKRFDPNKGVRLVSFAVHWIKAEIHEFVIRNWRIVKVATTKAHRKLFFNLRSLKKTNNQLTLEEADAIAKDLNVTRKQVLEMESRLTSYDASFEAQSSDDDDGRYAPQLFLEDGIDPAEQLEEADWEESNSSALIAAMDTLDERSRDIVEQRWLSEQKSTLHELAAVYSISAERVRQIEKNAMDKIREAMTIDSVILPDDIQ; the protein is encoded by the coding sequence ATGCCGACTCATTTGTCAGCACCTGGGGTTAATTTGGGCGCTTATATCAACACGGTGCACCAAATCCCAATTTTGACACCAATCCAAGAGCAAGAGCTGGCACATCGTTATTATGACGAAGGCGATGTAGAAGCAGCGCGTCTGCTCGTGATGTCGCACCTGCGTTTTGTGATTCATATTGCCCGCAGCTACTCGGGTTATGGTTTGCCGCAAGCAGACTTAATCCAAGAGGGCAATCTGGGACTAATGAAAGCTGTAAAACGCTTTGACCCGAATAAGGGCGTGCGTTTGGTGTCATTTGCTGTGCATTGGATTAAAGCAGAAATCCATGAATTTGTGATTCGTAACTGGCGCATTGTCAAAGTCGCGACCACCAAAGCGCACCGTAAATTGTTCTTTAACTTGCGTAGTCTCAAAAAAACCAACAACCAGCTCACGCTAGAAGAGGCTGATGCCATTGCCAAGGACTTAAATGTCACACGCAAGCAGGTGTTAGAAATGGAATCGCGGCTTACCTCTTATGACGCCTCGTTTGAAGCGCAATCTAGCGATGACGACGATGGACGTTATGCACCGCAGCTATTTTTAGAAGATGGTATCGATCCTGCCGAGCAGTTAGAAGAAGCAGATTGGGAAGAAAGCAACTCATCTGCATTGATCGCGGCAATGGATACCCTCGATGAACGCTCACGCGATATCGTGGAGCAACGCTGGCTCTCTGAGCAAAAATCAACCTTACACGAATTGGCAGCCGTCTACTCTATCTCAGCAGAACGCGTACGCCAAATCGAAAAAAATGCCATGGACAAAATCCGCGAGGCAATGACCATTGATAGCGTTATTTTGCCAGACGATATTCAGTAG
- the thiS gene encoding sulfur carrier protein ThiS has protein sequence MSTIIVNGKKLQTTHQTVQLVINELGLSQGRYAVEVDGELIPKSELAQLSIAEGMNIEVVQAVGGG, from the coding sequence ATGAGTACCATTATCGTTAATGGTAAGAAACTACAGACTACCCATCAGACCGTGCAATTGGTCATCAATGAGCTTGGTCTTAGCCAAGGTCGTTACGCAGTAGAAGTCGATGGTGAACTGATTCCAAAGAGTGAGCTTGCTCAATTAAGTATCGCTGAAGGTATGAATATTGAAGTGGTACAAGCAGTCGGTGGTGGCTAA
- a CDS encoding DUF423 domain-containing protein, which translates to MLNWIGIAAINMAIAVALGAFGAHGLKNIASLQQLEWWHTATLYLFIHALGLLLVGLLIRLKYVKQTTAWLLQIGVIIFAGSLYAMTLGAPLWFGAITPIGGVLMIAGWLWLAVSSFKMNKLVAK; encoded by the coding sequence ATGTTAAATTGGATAGGCATTGCAGCGATCAATATGGCCATCGCCGTCGCTTTAGGGGCGTTTGGGGCGCATGGCTTAAAAAATATCGCCAGTTTGCAACAACTCGAATGGTGGCATACTGCAACACTGTATTTGTTTATACATGCGCTGGGTTTATTACTGGTTGGTCTGTTAATTCGCCTAAAATATGTCAAGCAAACCACCGCATGGCTATTACAAATTGGCGTTATCATATTTGCTGGTAGCTTATATGCAATGACACTTGGCGCACCACTTTGGTTTGGCGCGATTACGCCTATCGGTGGTGTACTAATGATTGCAGGTTGGCTATGGCTAGCAGTGTCATCATTTAAGATGAACAAGTTGGTCGCAAAATAA
- a CDS encoding tyrosine recombinase XerC has product MSNKNNHTMEPTSDSEAEAWLSVEHAAAIESDDALRDLLAPVHRWLNVLSVRNHSPHTLTAYFAGLNQLALFLRGKRLTWTRCDKRQLAQHISQRLDEDKLALASVQQELSAIRHFYGWLIEENLARINPTTGYQLKRSPRPLPSIADVDLLTQLLDQEMPDTPEQARLWLRDKAMFELLYSSGLRVGELVALDMADVDLSDLRVRVTGKGNKTRLVPLGIKAAEAISRYLPHRNLWVEQMDSALFISEKLGTRLSTRAVQQRLKVAATRAGIAQNMYPHLLRHCFASHMLSGSGDLRAVQEMLGHSDISTTQIYTHVDFAKLTQVYDRAHPRATHTRTEENNT; this is encoded by the coding sequence ATGTCCAATAAAAACAATCATACGATGGAGCCTACCTCAGATTCTGAGGCAGAAGCATGGCTATCAGTCGAGCACGCCGCAGCTATAGAGTCGGATGATGCGTTACGTGATTTGTTAGCGCCCGTGCATCGTTGGCTTAATGTCTTGTCGGTGCGCAATCACTCGCCGCATACGTTGACCGCCTATTTTGCAGGACTGAATCAATTGGCGCTATTTTTACGTGGGAAACGCCTGACGTGGACGCGCTGCGATAAGCGCCAATTAGCCCAGCATATTAGTCAACGCTTGGATGAAGACAAGCTGGCACTTGCCAGCGTCCAGCAAGAGCTGTCAGCCATTCGCCATTTTTATGGCTGGTTGATAGAAGAGAACTTGGCACGTATCAATCCAACGACTGGCTATCAGCTCAAACGTAGTCCTCGACCGCTGCCGTCTATCGCTGATGTTGATTTGCTCACTCAGCTGCTTGACCAAGAGATGCCTGACACACCCGAACAAGCGCGCTTATGGCTCCGTGATAAGGCGATGTTTGAATTGCTATACAGCAGCGGTCTGCGCGTAGGCGAGTTGGTCGCGTTGGATATGGCCGATGTGGATTTGTCAGACCTGCGCGTGCGCGTGACAGGTAAAGGCAATAAAACGCGTTTGGTGCCGTTAGGTATCAAGGCAGCAGAAGCGATTAGCCGTTATCTACCGCATCGTAATCTGTGGGTGGAGCAAATGGACAGCGCATTATTTATTAGTGAAAAATTGGGTACGCGTTTATCGACACGGGCAGTGCAGCAGCGTCTCAAGGTTGCGGCTACCCGTGCCGGCATCGCACAAAATATGTATCCGCATCTATTGCGTCATTGTTTTGCCTCGCACATGCTGTCGGGCAGTGGCGATTTGCGCGCGGTGCAAGAAATGCTTGGGCATAGCGATATCAGTACCACGCAAATTTATACCCATGTCGATTTTGCTAAGCTCACGCAAGTCTATGATCGCGCTCATCCGCGCGCGACTCATACACGGACCGAAGAAAACAACACCTAA